The sequence AGGGTGAATTTAGGCTTGCACTTTCTGTACGGGTTTTCGCAGATCTGGGTCGATAAATCGAAAAAAATATCACCGCCTTCATTAATACAATTCGGGAAATGTCGATTTGTTTTGTATATAAAAACTGAATTCAATGGTTTGAATCCAGTCTTTATGATTTAAAGGTCTTGCTGAATGTAGGAAGCAATTTGTTTAATTGCCTCTTCATCTCTTCTGTAATATGTCCATTTTCCCAGCCGAGTCGCATGGACGAGCCCCGCTCGCTGCAGGACGGACAAATATTGAGATGTGGTCGATTGGGTCATATTCAGTTTTGTTGTAATCTGGCTGACGCATACCCCAACCTCGATAAGATCAACGCCTCCCTGGGGTCCAAAATGGGCTTTAGGATCTTTTAACCACTCCAAAATCTGAAGACGCGCTTCATTAGACAGTGCCTTAAATACTTCAATGGGGTCAATTGGCTTCATGCAAACTATTATATCGACGTTTCTCGATATGTCAACCCATTAATGTCAGTCCATTTGCTTAACACGTTGCTTACCAGCGATGCCATCAATTGCTGAACAAGCATGGCTAAACAAACGGGGAGCGCCGCCGCTGCCGGCAGGAACGTAGTCGCTATTACCGCTCCTGCGCTTATGTTTCGCATACCAACGGTATAAGTGAGCGCAATCGTGACCCCGGCTTCCTTCCTCCATCCCCATCGGCCTGTCGAATAGCCGAACAGGTAGGCGATGAGTGTCAGCAGAATTACTGTGGCGAGAATCCAGACAAGCTTCCATTCAAAATGAATGAAGAACGGAGCGACAAATGCCCCATTCAGCGCAACTACTCCGCCCAGCGCGATCTTCGACAACGGGGCGAGACGGGGCCTCCATACCTGTTCAGCCTGTCCCTTGGACACATGATTGATGAACATTCCAAGCAGAGATGGGAACACGATCATGAGCAGGAGCTTCCATACCATGCCCAGCGCATCAATATGCACCTCTGAAGCGAACAGAAGAGACAGCATGCCTGGAACGACAAACGGAGCAAGGAGCGTATCCAGCAGGATGACCGCAATCGTCAAAGTTACGTCTCCCCCTTTGTGCGCTACCCAGAATAGGGTTGTTACCCCTGTCGGAATGGCGGTTCCGAGCACCAGACCGGTAATCGTCTCCATATCACCGCCAAAGAGTGTCATCCCTAGCAGCCACGCAACAAGCGGCATAACAAAATGCAGAAGAATCAGAGCGCAAATCATCGGGGCCGGTCTCCGGAACACCCGGACGAAATCTCTGGTGCTCGTCCCTAAACTTCCCGCCAGCGTCATAAAGGCGAACAACCAGGTGGATAAAAAACCGTATGGCTTTAACCATACGGTGAACAGCATGCCGGCTATCAGACTTGTAGGGGTAATCCATGGCATGATTCGGTCAAACATCCGGTTCACGGTGGTCAACATAGGTTCGTTCCTAGAGTATAAAAGAGTCCGGATAACGCCTTGGCTGACGATTTTTCTTGTGCTAATCCGATTTTCAATATTTGTAGCCTCCTACCCTTCCGCGAGCGGATCACCCGGCTTACATTTCTTTACTTATCCTAGTAATACATTCTCTCATAATTGTAATGATATTTTCAATCCGAGATTTGGAAATCATGAGATATTAGATATCCAATTTTATGGAGCTGCGTGTAAACAAAAGAACCTG is a genomic window of Paenibacillus durus ATCC 35681 containing:
- a CDS encoding ArsR/SmtB family transcription factor, whose protein sequence is MDPIEVFKALSNEARLQILEWLKDPKAHFGPQGGVDLIEVGVCVSQITTKLNMTQSTTSQYLSVLQRAGLVHATRLGKWTYYRRDEEAIKQIASYIQQDL
- a CDS encoding bile acid:sodium symporter family protein, which gives rise to MLTTVNRMFDRIMPWITPTSLIAGMLFTVWLKPYGFLSTWLFAFMTLAGSLGTSTRDFVRVFRRPAPMICALILLHFVMPLVAWLLGMTLFGGDMETITGLVLGTAIPTGVTTLFWVAHKGGDVTLTIAVILLDTLLAPFVVPGMLSLLFASEVHIDALGMVWKLLLMIVFPSLLGMFINHVSKGQAEQVWRPRLAPLSKIALGGVVALNGAFVAPFFIHFEWKLVWILATVILLTLIAYLFGYSTGRWGWRKEAGVTIALTYTVGMRNISAGAVIATTFLPAAAALPVCLAMLVQQLMASLVSNVLSKWTDINGLTYRETSI